In one window of Cellulophaga sp. HaHa_2_95 DNA:
- a CDS encoding DUF3307 domain-containing protein: MMLFTKLFLAHLLGDFIFQSSKWVKDKEEKKVKSKYIYYHTLIHFALTILILWDFKYWKIAVIIAVSHYLIDLLKLYVTPNFTNKNLPFLIDQVLHVAVLYACVYYGDFYAHTLALLQAIDVRLVTALVFVSFPTAILISKVLQGMSKYIEDDHESLPNAGMYIGIIERLFVVAFIILGRWEVIGFLIAAKSVFRFNDLKDSNNRELTEYILIGTLLSFGIAILTGVIYTGV; encoded by the coding sequence ATGATGTTATTTACTAAGCTCTTTTTAGCGCATTTGCTAGGAGATTTTATTTTTCAGTCCTCTAAATGGGTAAAAGATAAAGAAGAAAAAAAAGTAAAATCCAAATACATCTATTACCATACTTTAATTCATTTTGCTTTAACGATTTTAATTTTATGGGATTTCAAGTATTGGAAAATTGCAGTAATTATTGCAGTTAGTCACTATTTGATAGATCTTTTGAAACTTTATGTAACTCCCAATTTTACCAACAAAAACCTTCCTTTTTTAATAGATCAAGTGCTGCATGTTGCGGTATTATATGCTTGTGTATATTATGGAGATTTTTATGCACATACATTAGCACTCTTACAAGCAATAGATGTGCGTTTAGTGACGGCATTAGTATTTGTTAGTTTTCCAACGGCCATACTAATAAGTAAAGTCTTGCAAGGAATGTCAAAATATATAGAAGATGATCATGAGTCATTACCCAATGCAGGAATGTATATTGGTATTATTGAACGTTTATTTGTAGTGGCGTTTATCATCTTAGGACGTTGGGAAGTCATTGGTTTTTTAATTGCTGCAAAATCTGTATTTAGATTTAATGATTTAAAAGATAGTAATAATCGAGAACTAACAGAGTATATTTTAATAGGAACCTTGTTGAGTTTTGGAATTGCCATTCTAACAGGGGTAATTTATACTGGTGTTTAA
- a CDS encoding alpha/beta fold hydrolase yields MKRILILFLWQISFGVQAQKQFFTSFDGIEIAYTDEGKGTAVVLVHGFINDGSSWDATVLKKELLQKGCRVIVPDLRGNGSSGKPQEEKYYTDDAEIKDLQELTSYLKLKKFTVVGYSRGSIITAKWLTVDKHIKKAVLGGMGMDFTDPDWERRIIFTNAFAEGAVLTEETKGAVAYAISVQADLKALHYLQKHQPVTSVDALGKIKSKVLIVAGDEDLENGNPEALHSAIPKSEFVLLKGNHNDVYKTDSFSKAIISFLK; encoded by the coding sequence ATGAAGCGTATCCTAATTTTATTTTTATGGCAAATTTCATTCGGGGTACAAGCTCAAAAACAATTCTTTACTTCTTTTGATGGAATAGAAATTGCCTACACAGATGAAGGTAAAGGTACGGCAGTAGTATTGGTGCACGGTTTTATTAATGACGGAAGTTCTTGGGATGCTACAGTATTAAAAAAAGAGCTTTTACAAAAAGGGTGTAGAGTTATTGTTCCTGATTTAAGAGGAAACGGATCTTCTGGCAAACCACAGGAGGAAAAATATTATACAGATGATGCAGAAATAAAAGATTTACAAGAATTAACATCCTATTTAAAACTTAAGAAATTTACAGTAGTTGGGTATTCTAGAGGTAGTATTATTACCGCTAAATGGCTTACGGTAGATAAGCATATTAAGAAAGCGGTATTAGGGGGTATGGGGATGGACTTTACGGATCCTGACTGGGAGCGTCGCATCATTTTTACTAATGCATTTGCAGAAGGGGCAGTGCTCACAGAGGAAACCAAAGGAGCTGTGGCGTATGCAATATCGGTTCAAGCAGATTTGAAAGCCTTACATTATTTACAAAAGCATCAACCGGTGACTAGTGTTGATGCGCTGGGAAAAATAAAATCAAAAGTGCTAATAGTTGCCGGAGATGAGGATTTAGAAAATGGAAACCCTGAGGCATTGCATAGTGCAATTCCTAAGAGTGAGTTTGTATTACTAAAAGGGAATCATAATGATGTTTACAAAACTGATTCTTTTTCTAAAGCCATTATTTCATTTTTAAAATAA
- a CDS encoding DEAD/DEAH box helicase: protein MTKFEALGLKKSILDAITDMGFENPSDVQEKAIPILLGDDTDLVALAQTGTGKTAAFGFPLIQKINADSRTTQGLILSPTRELCLQITNEMQAYSKYEKNINVVAIYGGASITDQARQIKRGAQIIVATPGRMKDMMSRGLVDISKIDYCVLDEADEMLNMGFFEDIKEILSDTPKEKSTWLFSATMPREVATIAKKFMRSPQEITVGTKNSGASTVQHEYYVVSGRDRYPALKRLADTNPDIFSVIFCRTKRDTQKVAESLIEDGYNAGALHGDLSQNQRDLVMSSFRKKQIQMLVATDVAARGIDVDDITHVINYQLPDEIETYTHRSGRTGRAGKSGISMVIITRSELRKIKAIENKIGQKFITKNIPSGMEICEIQLYHLANKIKDTEVNEEVESYLPAINDVFKDIDREELIKKVVSVEFTRFFNYYNKTRDLNSGNSDRGDREERGSNTGSGEIPTSGSVRYFINVGEKDEYDWMSLKDFLRDTLEVGQDDIFKVDVKESFSFFNTDAAITPKILETFKDFKVDGRFVNVEISSNPGGGGGRGGRDRNRGGGGGGSRGGRDRNRGGGGGDFKKRRSSSSRDGGYGGSSEGGGSRRRSDSGSGSKSGSRSGSRESNSGSKSKRRSGFF, encoded by the coding sequence ATGACAAAATTTGAAGCGTTAGGCCTTAAAAAGTCTATTTTAGACGCTATTACAGACATGGGTTTTGAAAACCCATCTGACGTACAAGAAAAAGCAATTCCAATTTTACTAGGTGATGATACAGACTTAGTAGCCCTTGCCCAAACAGGTACAGGAAAAACAGCAGCATTTGGGTTCCCATTAATTCAAAAAATAAATGCAGATAGTAGAACCACTCAAGGTTTAATCCTATCACCAACACGTGAGCTTTGTTTGCAAATTACAAACGAAATGCAAGCGTATTCTAAATACGAAAAAAATATTAATGTAGTTGCTATCTATGGTGGTGCTAGCATTACAGACCAAGCAAGACAAATTAAGCGTGGTGCACAAATTATCGTAGCGACTCCTGGTCGTATGAAAGATATGATGAGCCGTGGATTAGTAGATATCTCTAAAATTGACTATTGTGTTTTAGATGAAGCTGATGAAATGCTTAACATGGGATTCTTTGAAGATATTAAAGAAATTCTTTCTGATACTCCTAAAGAAAAAAGCACATGGTTATTCTCTGCTACAATGCCAAGAGAAGTAGCTACAATCGCTAAGAAGTTTATGCGTAGTCCACAAGAAATTACTGTGGGAACAAAAAACTCAGGAGCATCAACAGTACAACATGAGTATTATGTAGTAAGTGGTCGTGATAGATACCCTGCCTTAAAAAGATTAGCAGATACTAATCCTGATATTTTCTCTGTAATTTTCTGTAGAACTAAGAGAGATACACAAAAAGTAGCAGAAAGTCTTATTGAAGATGGTTACAATGCTGGTGCATTACACGGAGATTTAAGTCAAAACCAAAGAGATTTGGTTATGAGCTCTTTCCGTAAAAAGCAAATACAAATGTTGGTTGCAACAGATGTTGCGGCACGTGGTATTGATGTTGATGACATTACACACGTAATTAACTACCAATTACCAGATGAAATAGAAACCTATACACACCGTAGTGGTAGAACAGGTAGAGCTGGTAAATCTGGTATCTCTATGGTAATTATTACCAGAAGCGAGCTTAGAAAAATAAAAGCAATTGAGAATAAAATTGGACAAAAATTCATTACGAAAAATATTCCTTCTGGAATGGAAATTTGTGAAATCCAATTATATCACTTAGCGAACAAAATAAAAGATACTGAGGTAAACGAAGAGGTTGAATCTTACTTACCTGCTATAAATGATGTCTTTAAAGATATCGATAGAGAAGAACTTATTAAGAAAGTAGTTTCTGTAGAGTTCACACGTTTCTTTAACTACTACAACAAAACCAGAGATTTAAATTCCGGAAACTCTGACCGAGGAGATAGAGAAGAAAGAGGTAGCAATACTGGTAGTGGTGAAATACCTACTAGTGGTTCTGTTCGTTACTTTATCAATGTTGGAGAAAAAGACGAATATGACTGGATGTCACTTAAAGACTTCTTAAGAGATACTCTAGAAGTAGGTCAAGATGATATATTCAAAGTAGATGTTAAAGAGAGTTTTTCTTTCTTTAATACCGATGCAGCGATTACTCCTAAAATTTTAGAGACTTTTAAAGACTTTAAGGTTGATGGTAGATTTGTAAACGTTGAGATTTCTAGCAACCCAGGTGGTGGCGGAGGTCGCGGAGGAAGAGATCGTAACCGCGGTGGCGGTGGTGGCGGTAGCCGCGGAGGAAGAGATCGTAACCGCGGTGGCGGTGGCGGCGACTTCAAAAAACGTAGATCTTCATCTTCTAGAGATGGTGGTTACGGAGGATCTTCTGAAGGCGGAGGATCTAGAAGAAGATCTGATTCTGGTTCAGGATCTAAATCTGGTTCACGTAGCGGAAGTAGAGAATCTAATAGCGGTAGTAAAAGCAAACGCAGAAGCGGCTTTTTCTAG
- the rlmH gene encoding 23S rRNA (pseudouridine(1915)-N(3))-methyltransferase RlmH, translating to MTIKLLAIGKTDSSYLSQLIEEYENRLKHYVKFDLELIPDIKNTKNLSEAQQKEKEGEAILKKINPTDALILLDENGKQFTSVDFSNYLQKKMNSGIKQLVFVIGGPYGFSAAVYSKAQGKISLSKMTFSHQMIRLFVVEQVYRAFTILKNEPYHHQ from the coding sequence ATGACCATCAAACTTTTAGCCATAGGCAAAACAGATAGCAGCTACCTATCGCAACTCATTGAAGAATACGAAAATAGACTTAAACATTATGTTAAATTTGATTTAGAACTTATTCCTGACATCAAAAACACCAAAAATTTATCAGAAGCGCAACAGAAGGAAAAAGAAGGCGAAGCGATTTTAAAAAAAATAAATCCGACGGATGCTCTTATTTTGTTAGACGAAAATGGAAAACAGTTTACTTCTGTTGATTTCTCTAATTACTTACAAAAAAAAATGAATTCTGGCATTAAACAACTTGTTTTTGTTATTGGGGGTCCTTATGGCTTTAGTGCAGCAGTTTATAGTAAAGCACAAGGAAAAATAAGTCTATCAAAAATGACATTCTCACATCAAATGATCAGACTGTTTGTCGTAGAGCAAGTATATAGAGCGTTTACCATTTTAAAAAATGAACCTTATCACCATCAATAA
- a CDS encoding SatD family protein, with translation MIAVLTGDIVNSERYKASEWMSVLKKQLLEIGEAPKDWDVFRGDEFQLKVPEVEALRVAILLKAKIKMIKGLDVRMGIGLGEETFVGSKISESNGSAYHFSGRIFETLKEQKLKLALATEDKKLQRILNLILKLALDFMDDWSVVSAEIITISLENPELQQQEIADQLGVKQSAVSQRQKRARLDLVLELLSFYKDAIKQK, from the coding sequence ATGATAGCAGTACTAACAGGTGATATCGTTAATTCGGAACGATATAAGGCTTCGGAGTGGATGAGTGTTCTGAAAAAACAACTATTAGAAATAGGTGAGGCGCCAAAAGATTGGGATGTTTTTAGAGGAGATGAATTTCAGTTAAAGGTTCCAGAGGTAGAGGCTTTACGAGTAGCTATCCTTTTAAAGGCCAAAATCAAAATGATAAAAGGTTTAGATGTTCGTATGGGTATTGGCTTGGGAGAGGAAACCTTTGTCGGTTCTAAAATAAGTGAATCTAACGGTAGTGCGTATCATTTTTCAGGGAGAATTTTTGAAACATTAAAAGAACAGAAATTAAAATTAGCTTTAGCTACAGAAGATAAAAAATTACAGCGCATCTTAAATTTAATACTTAAATTGGCATTAGATTTTATGGATGACTGGAGTGTTGTTTCTGCGGAAATTATTACAATATCTTTAGAGAACCCAGAATTACAGCAGCAAGAAATTGCGGATCAATTAGGGGTGAAGCAATCTGCCGTAAGTCAAAGACAAAAAAGAGCGAGGTTAGACCTTGTTTTGGAACTATTATCCTTTTATAAGGACGCAATTAAACAGAAATAA
- a CDS encoding isoprenylcysteine carboxylmethyltransferase family protein — MHLKLPPVVVCLLAAVVMFGLDRFLPFGDFDFTGRIYFIYLFLILGGAIEVVAVIQFIRKQTTVNPTKPETVSKLVINGLYRFTRNPMYLGLLLVLLAWGVYLGNAFNTLIAAGFVSYMNRFQIQPEEEALAKTFGSEYATYLKNVRRWF, encoded by the coding sequence ATGCATTTAAAGTTGCCACCAGTAGTTGTTTGTTTGCTAGCAGCAGTAGTTATGTTTGGGCTAGATCGGTTTTTACCGTTCGGAGATTTTGACTTTACAGGTCGGATTTATTTTATATATCTGTTTTTAATTTTAGGAGGGGCTATAGAGGTGGTTGCTGTTATTCAATTTATTAGAAAACAGACCACTGTTAATCCTACTAAACCAGAAACGGTTTCTAAGTTGGTCATAAACGGTTTGTATCGCTTTACGCGTAATCCTATGTATTTGGGGTTGTTATTGGTGCTCTTAGCTTGGGGAGTATATTTAGGGAATGCTTTTAACACCTTAATCGCTGCCGGTTTTGTATCGTATATGAATAGGTTTCAAATACAGCCAGAGGAAGAAGCTCTTGCTAAAACTTTTGGTTCAGAATATGCTACGTATTTAAAGAATGTTAGAAGATGGTTTTGA
- the nadC gene encoding carboxylating nicotinate-nucleotide diphosphorylase, which translates to MISKEQFDKEIALIIANAIREDVGDGDHSSLACIPSTATGKAKLLVKDTGIIAGIDFAKQVFNYVDKDLKIETLLQEGDAVKHGDIVFYVEGSSQSILKSERLVLNAMQRMSAIATKTNNFVQLLEGTGTKILDTRKTTPGIRALEKWAVKIGGGENHRFALYDMIMLKDNHIDFAGGLGKAIEKTKNYLKETKRDLKIIVEARDLNEVQQILDAEGVYRILLDNFSFKDTKAAVKLIGSQCLTESSGGINEHTIRDYAECGVNYISSGALTHSVYNMDLSLKAV; encoded by the coding sequence ATGATTTCAAAAGAGCAATTTGACAAAGAAATAGCATTAATTATAGCAAATGCAATCCGTGAAGATGTAGGCGATGGAGATCATAGTTCGCTTGCTTGCATACCTTCAACAGCAACAGGCAAAGCTAAACTATTGGTAAAGGATACCGGAATTATCGCGGGGATAGACTTTGCAAAGCAAGTGTTTAATTACGTTGATAAGGATTTAAAAATAGAGACACTATTACAAGAGGGTGATGCTGTAAAACATGGTGATATTGTGTTTTATGTAGAAGGTAGCTCTCAAAGCATTTTAAAATCAGAACGCTTGGTGTTAAATGCAATGCAACGTATGAGTGCCATTGCTACAAAAACAAATAACTTTGTACAGCTATTAGAAGGTACGGGAACCAAAATTTTGGATACCCGAAAAACGACTCCTGGAATTAGAGCACTAGAAAAATGGGCGGTAAAAATTGGAGGAGGCGAGAATCATAGATTTGCCTTGTATGATATGATTATGCTAAAAGACAATCATATAGATTTTGCAGGGGGTTTAGGTAAGGCTATAGAAAAAACAAAAAACTATTTAAAAGAGACGAAAAGGGATCTAAAAATTATTGTAGAAGCAAGAGACTTAAATGAAGTTCAGCAAATTCTTGATGCTGAAGGTGTGTATAGAATACTATTAGATAATTTTTCATTTAAAGATACCAAAGCAGCAGTTAAATTAATAGGCAGTCAGTGTCTAACAGAATCTTCTGGAGGTATAAATGAGCATACTATTCGCGACTATGCGGAGTGTGGTGTAAATTATATATCGTCAGGTGCACTAACACATTCAGTGTACAATATGGATCTAAGCCTTAAAGCAGTATAG
- a CDS encoding type IV pili methyl-accepting chemotaxis transducer N-terminal domain-containing protein produces the protein MKKFYKYYLLVITIIVLTVLIQSIIQYSLRNQERMAAVINVAGKQRMLSQLVLKNFYECNHYECDYSELKIALAKLYRTDEILEIGDEKLGFYPVENTEIIADFKKMQPHLEYIYTHLNDMDHIAEVPVEELTSHVDDFLKIMDGIVLKFQQESEEEIKTIMIIEIELAVLSLFIILFEIFYIVNPIIRKTSSQNKKLKEISWHQSHAYASHMKNIKDLQHVLKIEKKIENKEDLVACVVTELDALNEVSENMIKSLESDKKEVSGLDAVLNKLDTFFSKKK, from the coding sequence GTGAAAAAATTTTATAAATATTATTTATTAGTTATAACCATCATTGTCTTAACGGTGCTCATTCAGTCTATTATTCAATATTCGTTGAGAAACCAAGAACGTATGGCTGCCGTTATTAATGTGGCAGGTAAGCAGCGTATGCTGAGTCAGTTAGTATTGAAAAATTTCTATGAGTGCAATCATTATGAATGTGATTATTCAGAATTAAAAATAGCGCTTGCTAAATTATATAGGACAGATGAAATCTTAGAAATAGGAGATGAGAAACTAGGTTTTTATCCTGTAGAAAATACTGAGATCATTGCTGATTTTAAAAAAATGCAACCTCATTTAGAGTATATCTACACGCATTTAAATGATATGGATCACATTGCTGAAGTTCCTGTAGAGGAGCTTACCAGTCATGTAGATGATTTCTTAAAAATTATGGATGGTATTGTTCTTAAATTTCAACAAGAATCAGAAGAAGAAATAAAGACAATTATGATTATTGAGATAGAATTAGCGGTGCTTTCGCTCTTCATTATCCTTTTTGAAATCTTTTATATTGTCAACCCTATAATCAGGAAAACTAGCTCACAGAATAAAAAGCTTAAAGAAATTTCATGGCATCAATCACATGCCTATGCTTCACATATGAAGAATATTAAAGATCTTCAGCATGTTTTGAAAATTGAGAAAAAAATAGAAAACAAAGAAGATTTAGTCGCTTGCGTAGTAACGGAATTAGACGCGCTGAATGAGGTTTCGGAAAACATGATAAAGTCTCTAGAAAGCGATAAGAAAGAGGTTAGTGGGTTAGATGCTGTTTTAAATAAATTAGATACTTTTTTTAGTAAGAAAAAATAA
- the serA gene encoding phosphoglycerate dehydrogenase yields the protein MVATGRKYVFDFDSTLTRVEALDVLAEITLKGRSNKEEIINEIQEITNLGIDGDISFTTSLERRIKLLHAHKNDLPILVEELKTKISKSIEANKDFFRDYADDIYVISCGFKEFIDPIVKEYNIPSDRVYANTFEFDEEGKIVGFDETNVLAMHNGKIDCLKNMNLDGEVQVIGDGYSDYVMREAGIADKFFAYTENVHREKAAKNADYITPNLDEFLFVNDLPRKISYPKNRIKMLLLENVHPDAFKSLSEAGFSVETVGHSLTEEELIEKIKGVHVLGIRSKTQVTKNVLEAANKLMVVGAFCIGTTQIDLDACKSKGVVVFNAPYSNTRSVVELAIGEIIMLMRSVFTRSTEIHQGQWNKTAANSREVRGKNLGIVGYGNIGKQLSVLAEALGMRVYYYDVNDQLALGNAIKCNTLEDLLNISDVVTLHIDDNKANLNFIGEREINQMKNGAIFINLARGFVVDIPALAAALKSGKIAGAAIDVFPEEPRSNGVFETELRGLENVILTPHVGGSTEEAQANIADFVPNKIMDYMNSGNTVDAVNFPNIRLPKQNKSHRFLHIHKNVPGVMAKVNKVLAEYELNITGQYLSTDNEVGYVISDVNKEYNKDVIKELKKIENTIKFRVLY from the coding sequence ATGGTTGCAACAGGAAGAAAGTATGTATTTGATTTTGATAGTACTTTAACGCGAGTTGAAGCGCTAGATGTTTTGGCGGAAATCACACTCAAAGGCAGGTCCAATAAAGAAGAAATTATTAATGAAATCCAGGAGATTACCAATTTAGGTATTGATGGTGATATTTCGTTTACCACATCTTTAGAGCGCAGAATTAAATTGTTACATGCGCATAAAAATGATTTACCAATTCTGGTAGAAGAATTAAAGACTAAAATTTCAAAATCTATAGAGGCGAATAAAGACTTTTTTAGAGACTATGCTGATGATATTTATGTGATATCCTGTGGATTTAAAGAGTTTATAGACCCTATAGTAAAGGAGTATAACATTCCTTCTGATAGGGTATACGCCAATACATTTGAATTTGATGAAGAAGGTAAAATTGTTGGTTTTGATGAGACCAATGTTTTAGCAATGCATAATGGTAAAATAGATTGTCTAAAAAACATGAATCTTGACGGTGAGGTTCAGGTAATTGGTGATGGTTATAGCGATTATGTAATGAGAGAAGCCGGTATCGCGGATAAGTTTTTTGCCTATACCGAAAATGTACACCGAGAAAAAGCTGCAAAAAATGCAGATTATATTACACCTAACCTTGATGAATTTTTATTTGTGAACGATTTACCTAGAAAAATCTCTTACCCTAAAAATAGGATAAAGATGTTATTGTTAGAAAATGTGCATCCAGATGCTTTTAAGAGTCTATCTGAAGCAGGTTTCTCTGTAGAAACTGTTGGCCATAGTTTAACAGAAGAAGAATTAATAGAAAAAATAAAAGGCGTACATGTACTTGGTATACGTTCTAAAACGCAAGTAACCAAAAATGTACTAGAAGCAGCGAATAAGCTTATGGTTGTTGGTGCTTTTTGTATTGGAACTACGCAAATAGATCTAGATGCTTGTAAGAGCAAAGGGGTTGTTGTGTTTAACGCTCCTTATAGTAATACACGTTCTGTTGTAGAACTGGCAATTGGTGAGATTATTATGCTTATGCGTAGTGTCTTTACTCGTAGTACAGAAATACACCAAGGGCAATGGAATAAAACTGCTGCAAATTCTAGAGAAGTGCGTGGTAAAAACTTAGGTATTGTTGGTTACGGTAATATTGGTAAGCAACTATCGGTTTTGGCAGAAGCTTTAGGAATGCGCGTATACTACTATGATGTTAATGATCAATTAGCGCTAGGTAATGCTATAAAATGTAATACGCTAGAAGATTTATTAAACATTTCAGATGTTGTTACCCTTCATATAGATGATAACAAGGCTAATCTTAATTTTATTGGTGAACGAGAGATCAATCAAATGAAAAATGGGGCTATTTTTATCAATTTAGCACGTGGTTTTGTGGTTGATATTCCTGCGTTAGCAGCGGCATTAAAGAGCGGTAAAATTGCAGGTGCAGCAATAGATGTATTCCCGGAAGAACCAAGAAGTAATGGTGTCTTTGAAACAGAACTTAGAGGGTTAGAAAATGTTATTTTAACACCGCATGTTGGGGGAAGTACAGAAGAAGCTCAAGCAAACATTGCAGATTTTGTGCCAAATAAAATTATGGATTATATGAATTCTGGAAATACGGTTGATGCTGTAAATTTCCCGAATATTCGTTTACCAAAGCAAAACAAATCACATCGTTTTTTACATATCCATAAAAACGTGCCTGGCGTTATGGCTAAAGTTAATAAAGTTTTGGCAGAATATGAATTGAATATAACGGGTCAGTATTTATCTACCGATAATGAGGTAGGCTACGTAATATCTGATGTGAATAAGGAATACAATAAAGATGTTATAAAGGAATTGAAGAAAATAGAAAATACGATTAAATTTAGAGTTCTTTATTAG
- a CDS encoding non-canonical purine NTP diphosphatase — MEIVFATHNKNKVYEVQLLVPKHIKILSLEAIGCFDEIPETAGTLAGNAKLKADYVTQNYKLPCFADDTGLLVESLHGAPGVLSARYAGEQKDATDNMDKLLAALENKKNRNAKFETVIALNLNGQQILFNGIAPGEITVTKSGVKGFGYDPIFKPQGYDKTFAELPVEIKNTISHRGKAMKKLLDYLNKLENQ, encoded by the coding sequence ATGGAAATTGTTTTTGCAACGCACAACAAAAATAAGGTATATGAGGTTCAGTTATTAGTTCCTAAACATATAAAAATACTTTCACTAGAAGCTATTGGCTGCTTTGATGAAATACCTGAAACAGCAGGTACCCTAGCAGGAAATGCAAAGCTAAAAGCAGACTATGTCACTCAAAATTATAAGCTTCCTTGTTTTGCAGATGACACTGGTTTACTTGTTGAAAGCCTACATGGGGCTCCTGGAGTTTTATCCGCACGCTATGCTGGAGAACAAAAAGATGCTACTGATAACATGGATAAACTACTCGCTGCCTTAGAAAATAAGAAAAATAGAAACGCTAAATTTGAAACGGTTATAGCCCTAAATTTGAACGGACAACAAATACTTTTTAACGGAATAGCGCCCGGTGAGATCACCGTTACAAAAAGTGGCGTTAAAGGATTTGGCTATGACCCTATATTTAAACCTCAGGGCTATGACAAAACTTTTGCCGAATTACCTGTAGAAATCAAAAATACCATCAGCCATCGCGGAAAAGCCATGAAAAAGTTACTAGATTATTTAAATAAACTAGAGAACCAATAA
- a CDS encoding carboxypeptidase-like regulatory domain-containing protein, whose protein sequence is MKNNLIYLFIFAFVTLGFSQENEDENQKNEFLKAIVVNAQDGSLMESVHVVNLNQVVGTITNEKGEFNIRATANDTLYFSYLGFKSQKVRVTNDMLKFKDTKITLTELAYALEEVIVTSYDLTGYLEIDVKNLPLNDSYQYSISGLNTSYEAGKKNPSAVTKVLGAILNPADLLRNLFGKKPNQMRKLRKVKEDDAIKDLLASKFDRETLMELLQIEKVDIEDILNNCNYSKSFIATANDLQILDAISGCYEDYKVLNRKK, encoded by the coding sequence ATGAAGAACAATCTTATTTACCTATTTATATTTGCCTTTGTAACTCTTGGTTTTTCTCAAGAAAATGAGGATGAGAATCAAAAAAATGAATTCTTAAAAGCTATTGTGGTAAATGCACAAGACGGCTCTTTGATGGAAAGTGTACACGTAGTAAACTTAAACCAAGTTGTAGGTACCATTACTAATGAAAAAGGGGAATTCAATATTCGCGCCACTGCAAATGATACTTTATATTTTAGTTATCTAGGATTTAAGTCTCAAAAAGTACGTGTCACTAATGATATGCTAAAATTTAAGGACACCAAAATTACTTTAACAGAATTAGCTTACGCATTAGAAGAAGTAATAGTCACTTCCTATGACTTAACAGGATACCTAGAAATTGATGTCAAAAACTTACCTTTAAATGACTCGTATCAGTATAGCATCTCCGGCTTAAATACTAGCTATGAAGCTGGAAAAAAGAACCCGAGCGCAGTAACCAAAGTACTGGGCGCTATTCTTAATCCCGCAGATTTACTTCGGAATTTGTTCGGAAAAAAGCCGAATCAGATGAGAAAGCTTAGAAAGGTTAAAGAAGATGATGCCATAAAAGATTTACTAGCTTCTAAGTTTGATAGAGAAACACTAATGGAACTACTACAAATAGAAAAGGTAGATATTGAAGACATCCTTAACAATTGCAATTATTCAAAATCTTTCATAGCAACAGCAAATGATCTACAGATTTTAGATGCCATAAGTGGATGCTATGAAGACTACAAAGTTTTAAACCGCAAAAAATAA